Proteins from a single region of Crassaminicella profunda:
- a CDS encoding aspartate/glutamate racemase family protein: protein MSKKYKIAVIRVATLDDEKRLNLHGKLIEKYFPDLITKSYCIHDQYDGVHDDTSHVIATEKIVTLVKQIKHEYDGIAISCAGDPAVEILKKEIDIPVIGAGHSVASFSLNFGEKIGVLGIRHEAPEKIVKILGDKLVKSIKPEKVNNTNDLLTDEGRASVIEAAHEIQKSGAVAIILACTGMSTIGIAKFLNEKLQIPIIDPVYSEALVMNSLCKYKNIF from the coding sequence ATGTCAAAAAAATATAAAATTGCAGTTATAAGAGTAGCAACTTTAGATGATGAAAAAAGATTAAATTTACATGGAAAACTTATTGAAAAATATTTTCCAGACTTAATTACTAAATCATATTGCATACATGATCAATATGATGGTGTACATGATGATACGAGTCATGTAATTGCAACGGAAAAAATAGTTACTCTTGTAAAACAAATAAAGCATGAATATGATGGAATCGCCATTAGCTGCGCGGGAGATCCTGCAGTAGAAATACTAAAAAAGGAGATAGATATTCCAGTAATAGGAGCAGGACATTCTGTAGCAAGTTTTAGCTTGAATTTTGGAGAAAAAATTGGAGTATTAGGAATTAGGCATGAAGCACCAGAAAAAATTGTAAAAATATTAGGTGATAAACTTGTAAAATCAATAAAACCAGAAAAAGTAAATAATACAAATGATTTATTGACAGATGAAGGGAGAGCGTCAGTTATTGAGGCTGCTCATGAAATCCAAAAATCTGGAGCAGTTGCTATTATTTTAGCTTGTACAGGGATGTCAACCATAGGGATAGCAAAATTTTTAAATGAAAAGCTACAAATACCTATTATAGACCCTGTATATTCTGAGGCATTAGTTATGAATAGTCTATGCAAATATAAAAACATATTTTAG